Part of the Nostoc sp. ATCC 53789 genome, AAGATAGCAGGCCCAAGGACACCTTGACGGGAAACTAATGCAAATATGGGAGAAATCTGTCTGTCCAAGGCAAGTTGGTATAATATCCGAGGAGAATTGGAAACCGCCGTAGCAGAACTTAGAAGGCAAGATACAGTAATCAAAAGTGTTGCTAAAAAAGAGGCAGATTCACCCCAAAAAGGTTTAGAAGCCGCTACCAGATTTAAGAACGCATCGTTACCTATTGTGGGATTTTGACCCGAACACATTAATACCCAAGAACCACCTAAAAAAACTGGAGGAATTAGCCAAGCAGCTACGGTTAAAAAGCTTAAAGTTTTATACGGATGGTGGCTATCAGCTACAAAAGAAGAAGTGGTTTCACAAGCATAAATTGAATAGCTAGCCAGAAAAAACCACTTAGCCCATTCTTCAAAGCTGATAGTATGTGTGCTAGTTGGAATAAATTTCAAATTAGCATTTGAGAATGCTAACCATAAAACGCCTTCAACAGAAAACAAAAGCAGTAATAAAATCGCTGGAAATACAAAAAATAAATGCAAGAGCGCTAAAGCACGAGTGCCACTGAACGCTAGAATAAAAGGAATTGCTGTAAATAAAACTTTTAATAAAGTTTCTGGACAATAAATACCTAATGTTTCAAAATTTACTTTAATTAGGTCTGTGAGAATAATCGCATACAGTGCCGGTGCTGCTGCCCAGCTAAAAAAGTATCCTAATGCTACGTAACGACCTAAGCCAGGAAAATTTTTTAATAGCCTTGTAATATAATTTGGTGTCCCTCCGGCGACATCTGGCCAACGTCTACCTAGGCTTTGCACCTGCAAGTTTAGTAAAAAGGAAATAATCGTGCCAACAAACCAAACTAAAATCGCTTTAGGCCCTAACGCCGCATGAATAATAGGGGCAGTACCAATCCATCCCACATGACCCGTTAAGCCAAAGCCCCAGGTTTCGAGATAACTCAGAGTACGTGGTAAACGTATTACCAAGTTCTGATTTTTCTCTGTCGGTATAGAATTTTGAGTAAGCATTGTTTCTTAGTAAGATTTACTGACCTTTTCACTCAATAGCCGAATCTCGCTGCATATAGCTTCCGTATAAGTGCTGAACTTATATAAAAGATAACTTACTTATAGCAATACTATCTAATTTATGAAAATTCGTGCTGTCCAGATCCCCGGCAACTTTTATGAAGTCGGGGATCTAATTTTTAATGAATGATTTAGGACTGCTATATTACCCTCATTAGCTTACTGATTAGGTCTTTATAGCTTTTGCAACAACTCCTGAGTTAACTGAAAAAACGCTTTTGAACCAGCTGATTGGGGAGCATTTAAAACAGCTGGCATAAAACTATCAACAGCCTTAGCAACATTGACATCAACTGGTATTTGTACTTTACAAATTTTCTCTACCCCGAAATCTTCTACAACGCGGTGCATCACTTGTTTATAGTATCTGCCCGTGAGAAGGTTAGCGGTAGACATACTGAATACAATTCCCAGCATTTTTATATCTATTTTGGTTTCATGTCCATGACTATCTTTCAATTGGGCAATGCGTCTTTCTAGTAGTTGAATACCCACTACAGATAAGGGTTCTGGTTTCGCCGGAAGTATGTAAAAATCGCTGGCAGCTAAAGCGCTACGAGTCAATAAATTATATCCAGGGGCACAATCGAGAAGGATAAAATCATATTCTTGACGGACTGGTTTTAAAATGTTATTAATCAGAACTCTTTCAAAGCGATTCCAAATAGTTTCAAAGTCCTGTTCACCTAATGCAGTTGCTTGTTGATGTAGCATTTCTGATACAACAAATTCATCATATAAGTCGATATCTCCTGGTAATAAATCCAGACCGGGAAGATTACAAACCTGGGATTGAATGATATCTTGAATTGTGAGTTTTGCTTGTGGATCTGGATTTATAACTTCGTCTATTAGATATCTAAATGTCTTGCTTTGTTTACGACGCTTGGCAAAATCTAAAGGCGACATCAAACTGAGTGTGGCACTAATTTGGCTATCTAAATCAAGCACAAGTACCCGCTTGCCATGATTTTTAGCTAAACAGGTTGCTAAGTTGACGGTAAGGGTGGTTTTACCAACGCCACCTTTCATGTTTGCAGTAGCAATTACATATCCCATTGGTTGAGTCCTCTGTTGACGCATTCTTCACATCTAGGTAGCGTACACCTCTCTCGATTTATTAAATCTTCCATTAAATTTAATATTTTCGGAAACTCAACGAAGAAGCAGGGGGA contains:
- a CDS encoding ParA family protein, translated to MGYVIATANMKGGVGKTTLTVNLATCLAKNHGKRVLVLDLDSQISATLSLMSPLDFAKRRKQSKTFRYLIDEVINPDPQAKLTIQDIIQSQVCNLPGLDLLPGDIDLYDEFVVSEMLHQQATALGEQDFETIWNRFERVLINNILKPVRQEYDFILLDCAPGYNLLTRSALAASDFYILPAKPEPLSVVGIQLLERRIAQLKDSHGHETKIDIKMLGIVFSMSTANLLTGRYYKQVMHRVVEDFGVEKICKVQIPVDVNVAKAVDSFMPAVLNAPQSAGSKAFFQLTQELLQKL